TTCTGCTTCGGCGCAGTCTTTGCACGACAAGACAACTTTCGATTTATGCTCGTTGCATATTTTTACCACTTCAGAAGCGACTCGCAAGTGTAATCCGTTGGGATTAGTAATCTCTATAGTCTTTTTTTCCATTTTATTTAACCCTGATAAGAATAATTTAAATAACGAATTATATGTTATAGTCTAAAATGTTTTTCCTGTTCATTTTAATGGTTTTTTCTACCATATCCTGAAATGTTGTTTTATCCACTACTTCATTAACCCTGTCTCGGACATCTTCCCAAACGCTTTTAAAGGAGCACTTTGATTCAAAGTTACATCTTGTATAGCACGATTTGCTTACGCAGGTGACAGGGGATGTGGGGCCCTCCATTAAGCGGATAACCTCGCCTAAGGTAATCTGGTTTGGAGCTTTGGACAGGGAAATCCCGCCTTTCGGCCCTCTTTGTGTTTTTATGTATTTCGCGCCTTTTAATATGGTTACTATCTGTTCTAAATATTTTTCCGGGATATCCAGCCTTTTTGAAATATCCCGTATCTGGGAAAGCCCTTTTTTGTAAGACAATGACAGGTCGAGTATTATTTTAAGTGCATAGTCGCCTTTAAAAGATATCTTCATCCTGCTCCTCCAGTAAATGTTTATTGGCCTAACAAAAGTCTACTATGTCTACTAACTTACTATACTAATAGCATTTTAATTTTCTTTTGTCAAGAGGTTTAATAAAATATTTTAACCTGACACTTCCACCCAGCCTGCTGAGCGGAGACCTATTTCCTTTTTGCTTTTATTTTTGAAATATTGTATAAATAAAATACCAGCCATTACCGATGCGTTGTGCCATCCGAAGCCTTGGCGAAGGATGGGGATCGGTAATGGCAAGTAAGTTTTTTATAAAGAAATTGCGGATTTGCAGGCGCTAATTCAAAATAGGCTATGAAAAAAAATATAGTTCTGATTTTATCATTAATATTTTTGATGCACATGCCTTTGTCCGGGAAAGAGGCGAGGTTCTGGGAAAAACTTGCCGCGGGCCAGGTACAATGCCTGCTTTGCCCCAGGGAATGCATTATAGAGGATGGTAAAACCGGTGTTTGTACCGTAAGGAGAAATAAAGGGGGGAAGCTTATAAGCCTTGTCTATGCAAAACCCGCATCTATCAATATCGATCCTATAGAGAAAAAACCACTGTTCCATTTTCTGCCGGGTACAGAAACATTATCGATAGCAACCCCGGGGTGCAACCTTAGATGCGTGTTCTGCCAGAATTGGAGTTTGTCTCAGGCTCTGCCTGATGAGATCCAGACTCATGACCTTATGCCTGAGGATGTGGTAAGGCTTGCAAGGGATAAAAACTGTCCTTCCATTTCATACACCTACAGCGAACCTACGGTCTTCTATGAATATATGTATGATACCGCCTGGCTTGCCAAACAGCATAAGATAAAGAACGTCATGATCTCCTGCGGGTATATAAACCCTGAACCGCTAAAAAAATTATGCGGGGTGCTGGATGCCGCGAATATCGACCTGAAAGGTTTTTCAAACTCGGTTTACCGCTGGGTAGCTGGCGCAAAACTTGACCCAGTGCTTGAAACACTGAAGGTATTGAAGCAAAACGGTGTCTGGGTCGAAGTTGGATATTTGGTCATACCTACGGTAAATGACAAAGACGAGGACATGAAAGCATTGCTGGACTGGTACGTTGAGAATCTGGGAACCGATGTCCCAATGCATCTTCTGAGGTTTTTCCCGCAGCACAAACTCACGAACCTTCCTCCGACTCCTTTAGCAACTCTTGAGAAGTTTTATCTTGAAGCAAGAAAGAAAGGCCTGCATTATGTCTATCTCGGGAATGTGCCGGGGCATAAGGCAAATAATACTTATTGCCAGAAATGCGAAAAAATGATAATTGAACGGGAAGGGTATTTTTTAAAGCAGTTTAAACTGGCCGGAGGCAAATGCAAGTTTTGCGGCCAGAAAATCCCCGGAGTGTGGAAATAGGTAATAACAAGAAAATGACTAAGAGAATAAATCCAAATTAAAAATCTTAAAAGTATTGTTCGTCATGGGGATTTATCTTGTTATTTAGCGTAGGTTTTGTGCTAG
This genomic stretch from Candidatus Liberimonas magnetica harbors:
- a CDS encoding HPr family phosphocarrier protein encodes the protein MEKKTIEITNPNGLHLRVASEVVKICNEHKSKVVLSCKDCAEAEGCSVLSLLMLGAKKGDTITISAEGADAKEVISAISSYFSDGAGI
- a CDS encoding Rrf2 family transcriptional regulator; its protein translation is MKISFKGDYALKIILDLSLSYKKGLSQIRDISKRLDIPEKYLEQIVTILKGAKYIKTQRGPKGGISLSKAPNQITLGEVIRLMEGPTSPVTCVSKSCYTRCNFESKCSFKSVWEDVRDRVNEVVDKTTFQDMVEKTIKMNRKNILDYNI
- the amrS gene encoding AmmeMemoRadiSam system radical SAM enzyme: MKKNIVLILSLIFLMHMPLSGKEARFWEKLAAGQVQCLLCPRECIIEDGKTGVCTVRRNKGGKLISLVYAKPASINIDPIEKKPLFHFLPGTETLSIATPGCNLRCVFCQNWSLSQALPDEIQTHDLMPEDVVRLARDKNCPSISYTYSEPTVFYEYMYDTAWLAKQHKIKNVMISCGYINPEPLKKLCGVLDAANIDLKGFSNSVYRWVAGAKLDPVLETLKVLKQNGVWVEVGYLVIPTVNDKDEDMKALLDWYVENLGTDVPMHLLRFFPQHKLTNLPPTPLATLEKFYLEARKKGLHYVYLGNVPGHKANNTYCQKCEKMIIEREGYFLKQFKLAGGKCKFCGQKIPGVWK